From Microcaecilia unicolor chromosome 11, aMicUni1.1, whole genome shotgun sequence, the proteins below share one genomic window:
- the PHETA1 gene encoding sesquipedalian-1 yields the protein MKVNERSLVHYATCESPADNSGFLYKRGEHNTAYHRRWFVLKGNVLFYFEDKGSREPVGAIIMEGCTVEPSESAEQYIFTIRFEGSKSRTYILVAESEATMQSWVKSLSRANFDYMRLVIKELQLQVEDMEQYVAASYRLQGGAAITKEKPDSKSSTFSQDTHHQSYEKSVLVGSAIKENGCAVWNNSHTSVHLPNGCDGDTNQGNVRRYSGGGHRPPPVPPRRSLPSRNIAGVAGLSALTLESPVSLGTVRFSKLHDWYGQEVDELKIDWVERRRSSEQ from the coding sequence ATGAAAGTCAACGAGAGAAGTCTGGTGCACTATGCCACGTGTGAATCCCCAGCAGATAACTCTGGATTCCTGTATAAAAGGGGTGAGCACAACACAGCCTACCACAGACGCTGGTTTGTTTTGAAGGGCAACGTGCTGTTTTACTTTGAGGATAAGGGCAGCAGAGAGCCGGTGGGTGCCATCATTATGGAAGGCTGCACAGTTGAGCCATCTGAATCCGCAGAACAGTATATCTTCACGATTAGATTTGAAGGTTCCAAATCCCGGACTTACATCCTGGTAGCTGAGAGCGAAGCAACAATGCAGTCCTGGGTGAAATCACTCTCCAGGGCCAACTTTGACTACATGAGGCTGGTCATAAAGGAGCTTCAGCTGCAGGTGGAAGACATGGAGCAATACGTAGCGGCCAGCTACAGGCTCCAAGGAGGGGCGGCCATTACCAAAGAGAAACCTGACTCCAAATCAAGCACCTTCTCTCAGGACACCCATCATCAGTCTTATGAAAAATCTGTCCTTGTTGGCTCTGCCATAAAGGAAAATGGTTGTGCTGTGTGGAATAATTCTCACACCTCTGTTCATCTTCCCAACGGCTGTGATGGAGACACTAACCAAGGAAATGTAAGGAGGTATTCAGGTGGTGGGCACAGACCCCCACCCGTACCTCCTCGAAGAAGCTTGCCATCCAGAAATATCGCTGGTGTAGCTGGTCTTTCTGCACTGACCTTGGAAAGTCCAGTTTCCCTAGGGACCGTCCGTTTTTCCAAACTCCACGACTGGTATGGCCAAGAAGTTGATGAGCTAAAAATAGACTGGGTGGAAAGACGACGAAGCAGTGAACAGTAA